The Bradysia coprophila strain Holo2 chromosome III, BU_Bcop_v1, whole genome shotgun sequence region GAAGGACCCTCGGGCGATGAATGAAGGAAATTTGAAAGGGCCCTTGTCGTCAAGTGCTGTAATTGTGTACATTTCGACGTGTATCGAGACTAAAGATTTTCTTGAATAAGCTTCTGAAAGACTTAGTAAGCCCCGTCCTCTCACCAGTTAATCCTCCTGTTTGTAAAATTAAGTCTGTCAGTTGTAGTCTTTAGTTTTTAAGTTAAGTCAAGTATTAGAAAAGGTTTTTGTCTAGTTTTCCTTTCGCCCTCTCGCTAGTCAGTCgccatttatataaataactaACACATTAACGCTGAATTAAGTTGAAAAGCCGTCCTTAGGCTAAACACTTACTGCAagtgaaatattattattatattcgtaatttgtatttttttgaataataaagttcGTTAAATTAAGACTTAGTATGTTGAAAAGATTTGGATCAAAAACAGTAGTTATATTGCCATTGACGCATTTCATTTATCATAGATTTTGGTCTTACTAGGAAAAGTCATGCAAGTATGCTGCATTTTTGCAATTCTACACGGCTCTCATGTCATATTCGAATGTGAGTTTGCTCACTCGAATGTAAACACatcaatatggccgccggtcCATGTGTTTTCTTTTCATCCGGTGAACTGTCATAGTCACTGTTTGCGACGCTGCTGCACGTGATATATACTGGTTGCTCGTTCATTCATTATCAATTTGGACATCAAAGGAAGAACAAATGtcgaaaacgaagaaaattttaaaaattttatcgaaGATGGGTTTCGTAAATGACGTTGATCCATTTTTTCGTGACGGTAGTGTCAGTGAATTAAGTTGGTTAGGTGAAAGTGTGACCATTaataaagaaaactattttaaaGTTAATGTTATCAATGATGGGAACGAGTCAACTTTCATGATTGCCGGTTTGAAGCAATTTTTAGATCTTCAGACTGAAATATCGCAGCGGTATCCTGACCGAAATCGAGATGACCTTACCATAAAGTATTTGGGTAATTTCACACGGAATGCATCCTCtcgaattaaaattattttttaaatttttattttttttcaatttacagaTAAGTATTTCAATTTCGTGCAGATCGATGATTCGAAAGActtcgaaatttttatgagACAGCACAATGATCATAAAATCTATGTCACATGGGTAAACGAAAATTCGACGCCCGTAAATGAACCGGTAAATTCATACGACCCTTTAAAGGACGTGTGGCTGTGGCCTGCGTTAATGCTTCTACTCGTCGTTGCGCTTATCGCGGTTAGTCTACAAATTTATGAAGTATTTCGTGGAGAAACAATATGTGAAAATCGAGTGGACCACTGGTCAGGAtacaagaaaattattaaagaaTTTTGCCAGCATCATCCTTCAACGGAAGAATGTCAGCGCATAATCGTGGAGTTTCTCTC contains the following coding sequences:
- the LOC119077781 gene encoding uncharacterized protein LOC119077781, giving the protein MSKTKKILKILSKMGFVNDVDPFFRDGSVSELSWLGESVTINKENYFKVNVINDGNESTFMIAGLKQFLDLQTEISQRYPDRNRDDLTIKYLDKYFNFVQIDDSKDFEIFMRQHNDHKIYVTWVNENSTPVNEPVNSYDPLKDVWLWPALMLLLVVALIAVSLQIYEVFRGETICENRVDHWSGYKKIIKEFCQHHPSTEECQRIIVEFLSFMSFDSIIQTRI